A region from the Aegilops tauschii subsp. strangulata cultivar AL8/78 chromosome 5, Aet v6.0, whole genome shotgun sequence genome encodes:
- the LOC109745468 gene encoding uncharacterized protein: MARELAGALCRTPARAPASGVGSDENARPAGASVPAPAEPVAASRSPLRAIQPPGQPRRPVPTPKKGPGVREAGKTPARVGAATTPLRPTKIPGKPEQVQRLGFSTTAASSAQAQRSKLRDSILLREENRNVQNVSSTLQQDDSHAPAKEQDNSEDTLSLQLELAIMKTILLEEVKARAEADVRATALGDELKAVNQCTLEACRQKEATEKELKYTTSVLEALESEHVILIKEVEELKKNNLEQVSLIEELEELKKNNFQSPVFRKKRDVETPMLNTELEQEMDEIHRQAMCETSEVIISLQNQLSLQHELDACSKKELLAAKQSLVLLDQSIEILVQKEVLEQYFVSLLRGMEEETRQLESKLDQSNRFYEGRIKELEIKMQEMDYQAGALLISWNKEKEISEERKTYAEEKNKVIKLLEMSNEDGQITVCSLEEKVKLLEEEAEQLRRQQEKLEMELQNARQQLLLVPSSREAKSSLEDRMVDSPDPTRHPSNINNGVLRSQESRIGRKEPFESEVMMAFFEEQMQGSYASSLGDIFKEAAEDSLPTSHSLPHITSQIKPNPNAVEEAVELDTVAVESTPLVEHRDEPGEPSSDECMQESDPSGLEMAKPHSLERDFWSENSEFDSEEQVPPPAVESVIEVLKENELPPVSLVRPDDPVDYTQAPFLLKRLRSRNHYEGHRTATDKRFWSIEQQDLYNSIYSKAKLFHMQWIDWDYIDSIDEFSGVRQRCAHVGLEQMMSYHCDWDIELIRQFYSTVYISDDNSSITWMADGRRVTTNKRAWEETFGIAGSIHTARIHSEFFFDDDDKRIMYTAAECTVGQTRGLSPLASIANKIIWKTIYPRSGSICGHNWNLLRHIVEQHPTSLL; the protein is encoded by the exons ATGGCGAGGGAGCTCGCCGGCGCTCTGTGCCGCACCCCGGCGAGGGCTCCCGCATCCGGGGTCGGGAGCGACGAGAACGCGCGGCCTGCCGGAGCTTCGGTTCCCGCCCCGGCGGAGCCCGTCGCGGCCTCCCGGTCCCCCCTCCGCGCTATCCAGCCGCCGGGGCAGCCCCGGCGGCCGGTGCCGACGCCCAAGAAGGGTCCGGGGGTCAGGGAAGCGGGCAAGACACCGGCGCGGGTCGGCGCGGCGACCACTCCCCTTCGCCCGACCAAGATCCCGGGGAAGCCGGAGCAGGTGCAGAGGTTGGGGTTCTCGACGACGGCGGCCAGTTCTGCGCAGGCCCAACGTTCCAAGCTCCGAGACTCCATCTTGCTCCGGGAGGAGAATCGCAATGTGCAG AATGTTTCGTCAACATTGCAGCAAGATGACTCTCATGCACCTGCAAAAGAACAAGACAACTCAGAAGATACATTGAGCCTGCAGCTGGAGTTGGCCATAATGAAAACAATTCTTCTGGAGGAGGTAAAAGCCCGAGCGGAAGCTGACGTAAGGGCAACTGCTTTAGGAGATGAGCTGAAAGCAGTGAATCAATGTACCCTTGAAGCTTGCAGGCAGAAGGAAGCCACAGAAAAGGAACTGAAATACACAACATCTGTTTTAGAGGCCCTTGAATCGGAGCACGTTATTTTGATTAAGGAAGTAGAGGAGCTGAAGAAGAACAATCTGGAGCAGGTTAGTTTGATAGAGGAACTAGAGGAGCTGAAGAAGAACAATTTCCAAAGCCCAGTATTTCGTAAGAAGAGGGATGTGGAAACTCCGATGTTAAACACGGAGCTTGAGCAAGAAATGGATGAAATCCATAGGCAGGCTATGTGTGAAACGTCTGAGGTGATTATATCCTTACAAAATCAGTTGTCACTGCAACATGAGCTAGATGCCTGTAGCAAAAAAGAGTTGTTGGCCGCCAAACAAAGTCTTGTTTTGTTGGATCAATCCATCGAAATTCTTGTGCAGAAGGAGGTTCTTGAACAATACTTTGTTTCATTACTGAGGGGGATGGAAGAAGAGACTCGTCAGCTGGAGTCCAAACTAGACCAGTCAAATAGATTCTATGAAGGTAGAATTAAAGAACTGGAGATAAAGATGCAAGAAATGGATTATCAGGCTGGAGCATTACTTATTTCATGGAATAAAGAAAAAGAG ATATCAGAGGAAAGgaagacatatgccgaagagaAAAATAAAGTAATCAAGCTATTGGAGATGTCTAATGAGGATGGCCAGATTACTGTGTGTTCATTGGAAGAAAAG GTGAAATTACTCGAGGAAGAAGCAGAACAACTCAGAAGGCAACAGGAAAAACTAGAAATGGAGCTGCAGAATGCCAGGCAACAATTGCTACTTGTGCCATCCTCTAGGGAAGCAAAGAGCTCCCTGGAAGACAGAATGGTTGATTCACCTGACCCAACCAG GCACCCGAGTAATATAAACAATGGGGTCCTGCGTTCTCAGGAGAGTAGAATAGGTCGAAAGGAGCCTTTTGAATCAGAGGTAATGATGGCATTCTTTGAAGAGCAAATGCAAGGAAGCTATGCAAGCTCATTAGGTGATATATTCAAAGAAGCTGCAGAAGATTCTCTTCCTACCTCACATTCTCTTCCACACATTACAAGCCAAATAAAGCCGAATCCAAATGCAGTTGAGGAGGCAGTCGAGCTAGACACTGTAGCTGTTGAGTCAACTCCTCTGGTGGAACACCGAGACGAGCCTGGTGAGCCTTCTTCAGATGAGTGCATGCAGGAGTCCGACCCGTCAGGTCTAGAGATGGCAAAGCCACATTCATTAGAAAGGGATTTCTGGTCAGAGAACTCGGAGTTTGATTCAGAAGAGCAAGTGCCGCCTCCAGCTGTGGAGTCAGTGATTGAAGTTCTGAAGGAGAATGAGTTGCCTCCAGTTTCTCTAGTGCGTCCCGATGATCCGGTGGACTACACTCAAGCCCCTTTTTTGCTGAAGAGGCTTAGAAGCAGGAACCACTACGAGGGGCATAGGACAGCAACAGACAAGAGATTCTGGTCCATTGAGCAGCAGGACTTGTACAACTCCATATACAGTAAGGCCAAGTTGTTTCATATGCAGTGGATAGACTGGGACTATATTGATAGCATAGATGAGTTTTCTGGTGTCAGACAGAGATGTGCCCATGTGGGGCTTGAGCAGATGATGAGTTACCATTGTGATTGGGACATCGAACTGATTCGGCAGTTTTACTCCACAGTTTATATCAGCGATGACAATAGCTCTATTACTTGGATGGCAGATGGCAGGAGGGTCACTACCAACAAAAGAGCATGGGAGGAGACATTTGGCATTGCTGGCAGCATTCACACTGCAAGAATTCACTCAGAGTTTTTCTTTGATGATGATGACAAGAGGATCATGTACACAGCTGCAGAATGCACAGTAGGCCAAACCAGGGGTCTCTCTCCATTGGCTAGCATAGCCAATAAGATTATTTGGAAAACCATCTATCCCAGGTCTGGAAGTATCTGCGGACACAACTGGAACCTCCTACGTCATATTGTGGAGCAGCATCCGACATCATTGCTTTGA